From Calditrichota bacterium, one genomic window encodes:
- the trpB gene encoding tryptophan synthase subunit beta, which yields MNYYNLQPNEKGYFGQFGGRFVPETIMPALIELEKAYKLITPTKDFKDTFAEFLANWVGRPTPLYFAENLSDYLGGPKIYLKREDLNHTGAHKINNALGQILLARHMGKKRIIAETGAGQHGVATATVAARFGFECVVYMGAEDIERQKPNVFRMELLGAEVRSVTSGTQTLKDATNEAIRDWVSNIRDTHYIIGSVVGPHPYPMIVRDFQRIIGDELKQQSLARFSKLPEAIIACVGGGSNAMGVFYPFIEDNSVRLIGVEAAGEGVDSNQHAASITKGRLGVLHGSKMDLLQTPEGQIKPTHSISAGLDYPGVGPEHSYLNEIRRVEYKTANDESAIRALKMLSEKEGIIPALESSHAIAYLIDNIKEFSKSENIVINLSGRGDKDLESVRKYLSKKKGDRK from the coding sequence ATGAATTATTATAATTTACAACCCAACGAAAAAGGCTATTTTGGTCAATTTGGAGGACGTTTTGTCCCCGAGACTATTATGCCTGCTTTAATAGAACTTGAAAAAGCCTATAAATTAATCACCCCAACAAAAGATTTTAAAGATACTTTTGCAGAGTTTTTGGCAAATTGGGTTGGCAGGCCTACTCCTTTATACTTTGCAGAAAACTTATCAGATTATTTAGGCGGCCCAAAGATTTATTTAAAGCGGGAAGACTTAAACCACACCGGTGCACATAAAATTAATAATGCCCTTGGTCAAATTTTACTTGCCCGGCACATGGGCAAAAAAAGAATTATTGCGGAGACAGGTGCTGGTCAGCATGGTGTGGCTACTGCAACCGTGGCTGCCCGTTTTGGGTTTGAATGTGTTGTTTACATGGGTGCTGAAGATATTGAACGCCAGAAACCAAATGTGTTCCGAATGGAGTTGTTAGGAGCGGAAGTGAGGTCTGTTACCTCAGGGACTCAAACCTTAAAAGATGCAACAAATGAAGCGATCCGTGACTGGGTCAGCAATATCCGGGATACTCATTATATAATTGGCAGTGTTGTTGGGCCACATCCTTATCCGATGATTGTTAGAGATTTTCAACGCATTATTGGAGATGAATTAAAGCAACAGTCTTTAGCACGTTTTTCAAAATTACCTGAAGCAATTATTGCCTGTGTCGGTGGCGGCAGTAATGCGATGGGCGTGTTTTATCCTTTTATTGAAGACAATTCGGTAAGATTAATTGGTGTTGAAGCAGCCGGTGAAGGTGTAGATTCAAATCAGCACGCTGCATCGATCACAAAAGGGAGGTTAGGTGTTTTGCACGGATCAAAAATGGATTTGTTGCAAACTCCGGAAGGACAGATTAAACCGACACATTCAATTTCCGCAGGGCTTGATTATCCGGGTGTTGGTCCTGAGCACAGCTATTTGAACGAAATAAGACGTGTGGAATATAAAACTGCCAATGATGAATCTGCAATACGCGCTTTGAAAATGTTATCTGAGAAAGAGGGGATAATCCCAGCTTTAGAATCATCTCATGCCATTGCTTACTTAATTGACAACATCAAAGAATTTAGTAAGTCTGAAAATATTGTGATCAATCTAAGTGGAAGAGGTGACAAAGATTTGGAATCAGTAAGAAAATATTTATCCAAGAAAAAGGGAGACCGAAAATGA
- a CDS encoding phosphoribosylanthranilate isomerase: MMRIKICGITNLTDALFAQESGADALGFIFYKKSKRYIAPEIVKNITSELNPFISKVGVFVNSSADEINSYSALCGLTHVQLHGDEDISFASLINRPVIKALNFSAQLHEEVKVWKNYTLLIDSGDTENRGGTGQTLPWKELTKITGGLRFILAGGLKPANILEAIKITNAAALDVSSGVEKSPGIKDHSLVREFIESAKYELL, from the coding sequence ATGATGCGAATTAAAATTTGCGGGATAACAAATCTTACAGACGCGCTTTTTGCACAAGAAAGCGGTGCAGATGCTTTGGGTTTTATCTTTTATAAAAAAAGTAAACGCTATATTGCACCCGAAATCGTAAAGAATATCACCTCAGAACTAAATCCATTTATTAGCAAAGTTGGCGTTTTTGTCAACAGTTCTGCAGATGAAATTAATAGTTATTCCGCTTTATGTGGCTTAACTCATGTTCAACTGCATGGAGATGAAGATATTAGTTTTGCAAGTTTAATAAACCGTCCTGTGATTAAAGCATTAAATTTCAGCGCTCAACTTCATGAGGAAGTTAAGGTTTGGAAAAATTATACATTGCTTATTGACAGTGGTGATACAGAAAACCGTGGTGGAACCGGGCAAACATTACCATGGAAAGAATTAACTAAAATAACAGGTGGTCTAAGGTTTATTTTAGCTGGCGGATTAAAACCAGCCAATATTCTGGAAGCAATTAAAATAACTAATGCGGCTGCGCTGGATGTTAGTAGTGGTGTCGAGAAATCTCCGGGAATTAAAGACCATTCATTAGTCAGGGAATTTATTGAATCAGCAAAGTATGAATTATTATAA